The following DNA comes from Oceanispirochaeta sp..
CAGACATAAGTGCCAGACCGGTGGCTGTGGATATCCCTGCCGCTAACGCCGCCCCCCAGGCACATACAATGAAACCGATCTGACTGATGGAGTGATAGGCTAATAGGCGTTTCGTGTCAGACTGTGAGAGGGCAATCACAACTCCCACCAGGGCTGTAACGGCACCGGTATACCCCATCAGTCTGCCGGCTTCTGCGCCTCCGGGCATGATTATCAGTATCCGCGAGAGGGCAAAGAGGGGGGTTTTAATCAGGACTCCCGATAGTACGGCCGAAATGGCATGGGGTGCCAGTGCATGGGCATCCGGAAGCCATCCATACAGAGGCATAACGGCGACTCTCATTGCAACGGCTGCAACAATGAGGGAGAGAGACATTGTCGCCGAAATTCCGCCTTCCCGGGGTAAGCGGGCTAATCCATCTGCAATACCCTGGTAGGAAAGTGATCCTGTCAGTCTGTACAGACCGAACAGGCCGATGAGAAAAAACATCATGGCTGTTGCACTGACCATTAGATAGGAAAAAGATGCCAGAAACGCTCCCGGTTTTTCAGAACTGGAAACAAGCACATAGGATACAATACCCATCACTTCCAGGCAGACAAAAAGATTGATCAAATCAACTGTCATGGAAGTGGCAGCCAGTGCCGCGGTTTGAATCAGGAAGAGAGCGCTGAATTCAGGTCCTTTAGGACCTGCACCCGAAGAATAAATCCACGCTCCTGCGGCTACTGAATAACCCAGAACATTCACCAGCCAGGCTAGCCCGTCAAAGCGGTATACGATCCCGATGCCCGAATTCCAGTTGCCAATAACCAGTTCTATGCTTTGGCCGGAGAGAACCATGGGAAAAAGAGAAAACAGCACCAGCAGGGGTAGGCCCAGACCAATGAATACGGCGGAGTATTCTACACTTCGGGCCAGCTTGTTTTTTAAAAAAGCCCTGGTGCAGAAACACAGAGCCCCACCCAGTAAAGGCAGGAAGATCGGTGCAAAAACCATATCAGCTGGATTCATCGTTCACCTTTTTCCGAATGAGATCCATATCAAATGAGTGGGCATATCTATACAGTCTGAAAGCCAGAGCCAGAGCCAGAGCGGAGATGCAGACACCGATCACAATGGCCGTCAGCATCAGGGCCTGTGGTACAGGATCGACCATATTCTTCAAGCCCTCTTTCAGTATGGGGGCGTTGTCTCCGATTCTTGAACCTTCCACTATGAAAAGAATGACTACAGAACTGTTCATGATCGTCAGGGCGAATATTTTCTTGATAATATTCCTTTTACTGACAATGCCTCCAAATCCTATCAGAAAAAGAATCAACAGGAGTACTCTTTCAATCATGTTGCCTCCCTTCCCAGCATGGCAACGCACATGTATCCGATGCCGGCACCCACCTTCAGACCAATTATGGAATTCAAAATAATAATGTACCCTACCTTGAACTCTTCAGAGGAAGAGAGAGGATTCCCGAAAAAGCCGGCACCCCCGGGAATCCCGATCAGAGAGGCAATGATCAGCATCAAAAATCCTGACGCTTCTATTCTGGCGAGAACGGGAGCTTCCTGAAGACGTATGGAAGAATCATTTTTACTGCCCAATGCCAGGAAAACAATCCCTGACGCGATAACAACTCCCCCCTGGAAGCCTCCTCCCGGTGAAAGGTGTCCGTAGAGCATGACATACAGGCCGAAAATCAGAACAATGGGTCCCATTTTTCCTGTAACGACATCCAGCAGTTCTGTTCTTTTTATTTGTAGTAGGGATTTCTTTGAGCTTTGACTCTCCTCTTCTCTTCCATATCCCCTGGCAAGGGATATTCCGGAATGAGAGATGATTCCAATTGTCCCGCTGACGGCAACCAGCAGTACAATGGTTTCTCCTAATGTATCGAAAGCCCTGTAACCCAGATAGATCGCGCTGACCAGGTTTCGGGCTCCTGTCTCAATAAATCCATTTTGCTCCAGGTAGTTTCGTGCTGTGTCCGGCCAGGAACCTGAAGAAAGGAAGATTGGCAGGACAATTGCGAGAACTCCCGCCAGGGACAAAAAAGTCATAAAATTCCGGTACAGAATTTTTCTTCCGGCTTTCATGTACGATCCTCTCTGTCAGTTACACGGATAGCCCAGACGAATATGACAGTGGAAACACCAGCTCCAACAGCCGCTTCTGTAATGGCGACGTCGGGAGCATACAGGAGGTAGAATAAGATAGCCGAGAGCAGGCTGAAGGCAGAAAGGGCAATGGCTCCGTAAAGCAGATCTTTGGTCCCCAATGTATAAAGTGAAAGACCTATTAATATTACCAGAATAAGAATGGTCATGCAGGATCTATCCGATCTACATCGGGGTTCTTTTTTTCTGTTTTTGGTTTCCAGATGGAAGTTCCTGAATTCCAGGCAAAACGGGCCACAATATGGGTTCCCGTTGGTGAGGAGAGAAGAAAGAAAAAGGCGACAATGATGATCCGTGCCGCCATAGCCCAGTTGGGCGCCAGGGCCAGAGCTCCGATAAAAATAGAGAATACCGCAGTTGTCCCGCAGAGAGAACCAGCCTGCAAGCGGGAGTAAGGATCTGGAAATCGGAAGAGTCCGACAATACCGGCAGTACCGAAAATGATGGCCGAGGAAAATGAAATGAACGCAATCACAATCAGAATAATCTCTATCATTTTTCCTCTTCTCCGGGAATCTTGTTCTTCAGGAAATGGGCAATGGCCAGAAATCCCAGAAATCCGAATATATCGTATACCAGGGCTACATCCAGATAGAGAGCCCGCCCCAGTTGAACTCCGTGGAGAACCATGAAAGCCAGAACCACACCGGAAAGAACATTCAACCCGGCTAATTTATCTGCTGCATTTTTACCTGTGACCAGGCGTATGACACACATGAAGGCACAGGCAAGGAGAAACCACTGCATGAATTCGAGCATCAACATTCTCATCTCCACACCCTCCTGATGTATTTTTCAAAATCGCCTTTTATTGTTTCTCCGGCCAGCTTGGAATGATTTGTATTGCAGAAAAACCAGTGAACCGTCAGATGGTCATCATTCAGGTCTAGGGTAATCGTTCCCGGTGTGAAGGTTATGGAGTTTGCCAGAACCATTCTGGCCAGATCTGAATGAAGACGCGTCCGGAAATGGACAATCCTGGGATTCGGATTTCCTCTGATAATAGTAACCAGCATTTTTATACTGGAAGAATAGAGTTGATATATCAGGAAAATAAAAAAAAGAATCAGATGGAAAGGCTGTGGAATGAATGCACCACGGGAGGCATCATGGGAGGGGATAAAGACTCTATACGTAAGAAGAGAGATTCCCAATGAGCCCGCAAGTCCCGATATAAGTGAATAGGGTTCCAGGCTGAATGTAAAAATGAGCCAGATGATAAATAGGGTTAAAAAGGTAATGAAAAACCGTGTAATTCCCCAGAGGGTTTCAATACGCAATTTAATCCTCCCGTTTTTTTACCAGATCAAGGAACCCGGAAACGGAAGCAATTTTTTCCAGGGAATTTCTAAACTCATTATCGTGGAGAATCCTCGACATTTTAGAAAGAAGTTTCAGATGATGACCCGCCTGGTTCTTAGGTCCGGCGATAAGAAAAACAAGCTGTGCCGGGTTTCCGTCAGGACTATTGAAATCGACCCCTTTTTCAAGTAGGGCCGCCGCCATCACTGTTTCTTCAAGAGCTTCGCTCTGGGCATGGGGGATGGCGCAGCCGTAGTCCAACCCTGTTGAAGAGAGTCTTTCCCGTTCCATGACATCCTTGAACAGCTGCTCTTTGTCGATGGTTCTTCCCGCTTTTTCAAGACTGTCAATCATCAATTTGATTAAGTCTGCTTTTTCTTCTGCTTTCGGGTGAAGGAGCACACACTCCGGGTAAAGTAATGAATAGATGGAAACCATAGAATTATATCTCCTCCTCTTCCGGAACAAGACCGGAGGCCCAATCAATGGGAAGGGTGAACATGATGCCCGTTCCCGGCTTATCTAGCCCGCCTACTATTTCATCAACGAGTTTTTTGAGATCTTCAATTGTATCCTGTTCCCGAATCACTGACAGAATCGTTTTGTTATAGGGTCTGTTCCCCTTCATGAAATCTTTAAAGCCTGCAAAAAGAGGGACCTCGTAGGCCAGAAAACGGCCCATCCCTTCTGAATCGAGGATGGTGGCTCCAGCAACACCCGCTTCAATATAAGCGCTGAGAACCTGTTCAAGATACTCTTCATCGTTCAGTACGAATACCAGCAGTTTCATCTTGTTCTCCGCTTGTTGATTCTATCAGATTCCAGAACTGCACTTTATCTCATCAGGAATTTAAATTTATTATGAAGTATTACTAATCTCAAGTCAAATATCATGCTCTGTCCCCCCATTAATCAGTATAAGATGATCTTACTGTTTATAACCCCTCAATTATTCCTTTTTGAATTCCTTTGTTTCCTTCTATGCTTGCTCCCCGTCAATTATTTACTACTCTCGGATACTTAACTGACTATCAATATCTGGTGGCTAGGTCCAGATACCTCTTTTTTACTATGCAGAGAAATTGGGTTTAAATACGGATGAGTTTCAGAATCGATTCAGTTTTTTATTTAAAAGGCCTTCGTACACTGGATCTTTCATTTAATGAAATTGAAGATGTGAGGGTATTAAATGAGCTGCCTAAGTTGGAATATGTTAACCTCATCGTGAACAGACATCTCTCACGAAGAGACATCATACTCCTGGAGGAACGATATCCTGTACTCTCAGAATTATGATCTACTAATCAGACAGTTCCTGTAAAAAAGCATTCAGGATTTCTTTTCTGGTAAAAGCCATTTCCATTCCGGCAGCGACAATCCCTTTCATTACTTTTCGAGGCAATAACAGGAGAAATTCCCTATTTGTAATGCTCTTCTCAAACATTTTTTTGGCAAGGATCAGGTTTTCACTCAAGCCATCCGTTCCTATCTGCCGGTAAATGAACAAAGACAAGGGTGAGTTTTGCAGGTCAAAACTGGATGCGCTGGCCCGTCCGAAGGTCAGAAGATTAAATAAATCCTGATCAATAGTCACGGAAGGATTCTCTTTCACTTCTGGAAGGAGGTCGGAGATTTGACCGTTGCAGGAATCGATCTTCATATCTCCCATAAACAACTCCATAGGAGCATCGCCCCCACTGATATCTGCCAGAGAAGTAAGAACTGCCGATGCAAGAAGTTTGATACCCAAATATTTTCTAGCCATTGTAATGTTTCTCTCAGCCAGGACTGTCATCCTCTGAAGTTCTTCATCTGGAGGAGTTCCTTTATAGGAACTAAAAACGGTTAAAGGGTCCAGAAAGTATAGAAAGGCTTCCATCTTTTTCAAGGCCAGGCAGTAATTATTTATTGTATAACTCCCCTTCATTCTTAAGGAAGGATTGGTTTCGGGAAGTAATTTCCATGTAATATCCAGAAAAAGAGCGACATCTTCTTCACAAAAATTCCAGACATCTCGATTGGCAACGGTGACTGCTGATTTTACGGCATACTCAATTTCGGATTTTGTCAATTTCAGGCTGAATTGATTGCAGGTATTTATTAGATTTCTTTCCAAAAGCATGGAAGGAGTGTTTCCTTTCTCATCGATTTTCCGGAAGGGTATGGTTTGTTCAATACAGGCGGTCGTAATAAGGAGATCCTTATCAGCTACCAATCCTTCAAGAAGCAGATTCATAACCAGGGCGCTTAAAAACTCATTCATCCCATTAAAGGGAGACAACAATTGTCCGACCTTAAAACCGAAAACACAGAGACAACCCCAGAACGCCCTGTCGTTAACATTGACATTTTCAATAAGAGAAATATTACTGTTTTTAATAACGATGTAAGGGGCTATCAATTTATCGATATCAGGGGAAAATCCCTGGTCGACCTGAAAATAAACAATATCATGAAACAATGCTGCCAGTGTAATATAGGGATCTTCAGGGCTGGCCAGGTCAAAAATATGTTCGGGGGTATGAAAACTCCTTTCCTGAGCACTCATGGCTCTGTTGATCATTACCCCGATCCTTTCCAATTCTGACAAAGGAATATCCACATTTAAGTCTTCTACGACCTTCTGCAGCAGTCTGATGGTTCTATGAACCGTGCTTTCACCCACATTCTGCCTCCTTATGATAGATTGCCTGATTGCAATAAATATAGGCAACACTCTCAG
Coding sequences within:
- a CDS encoding sodium:proton antiporter — encoded protein: MIERVLLLILFLIGFGGIVSKRNIIKKIFALTIMNSSVVILFIVEGSRIGDNAPILKEGLKNMVDPVPQALMLTAIVIGVCISALALALAFRLYRYAHSFDMDLIRKKVNDESS
- a CDS encoding Na+/H+ antiporter subunit E → MRIETLWGITRFFITFLTLFIIWLIFTFSLEPYSLISGLAGSLGISLLTYRVFIPSHDASRGAFIPQPFHLILFFIFLIYQLYSSSIKMLVTIIRGNPNPRIVHFRTRLHSDLARMVLANSITFTPGTITLDLNDDHLTVHWFFCNTNHSKLAGETIKGDFEKYIRRVWR
- the mnhG gene encoding monovalent cation/H(+) antiporter subunit G yields the protein MIEIILIVIAFISFSSAIIFGTAGIVGLFRFPDPYSRLQAGSLCGTTAVFSIFIGALALAPNWAMAARIIIVAFFFLLSSPTGTHIVARFAWNSGTSIWKPKTEKKNPDVDRIDPA
- a CDS encoding leucine-rich repeat domain-containing protein; amino-acid sequence: MSFRIDSVFYLKGLRTLDLSFNEIEDVRVLNELPKLEYVNLIVNRHLSRRDIILLEERYPVLSEL
- a CDS encoding MnhB domain-containing protein, encoding MKAGRKILYRNFMTFLSLAGVLAIVLPIFLSSGSWPDTARNYLEQNGFIETGARNLVSAIYLGYRAFDTLGETIVLLVAVSGTIGIISHSGISLARGYGREEESQSSKKSLLQIKRTELLDVVTGKMGPIVLIFGLYVMLYGHLSPGGGFQGGVVIASGIVFLALGSKNDSSIRLQEAPVLARIEASGFLMLIIASLIGIPGGAGFFGNPLSSSEEFKVGYIIILNSIIGLKVGAGIGYMCVAMLGREAT
- a CDS encoding PTS sugar transporter subunit IIA, encoding MVSIYSLLYPECVLLHPKAEEKADLIKLMIDSLEKAGRTIDKEQLFKDVMERERLSSTGLDYGCAIPHAQSEALEETVMAAALLEKGVDFNSPDGNPAQLVFLIAGPKNQAGHHLKLLSKMSRILHDNEFRNSLEKIASVSGFLDLVKKRED
- a CDS encoding proton-conducting transporter membrane subunit, which produces MNPADMVFAPIFLPLLGGALCFCTRAFLKNKLARSVEYSAVFIGLGLPLLVLFSLFPMVLSGQSIELVIGNWNSGIGIVYRFDGLAWLVNVLGYSVAAGAWIYSSGAGPKGPEFSALFLIQTAALAATSMTVDLINLFVCLEVMGIVSYVLVSSSEKPGAFLASFSYLMVSATAMMFFLIGLFGLYRLTGSLSYQGIADGLARLPREGGISATMSLSLIVAAVAMRVAVMPLYGWLPDAHALAPHAISAVLSGVLIKTPLFALSRILIIMPGGAEAGRLMGYTGAVTALVGVVIALSQSDTKRLLAYHSISQIGFIVCAWGAALAAGISTATGLALMS
- a CDS encoding hydrogenase subunit MbhD domain-containing protein, which codes for MTILILVILIGLSLYTLGTKDLLYGAIALSAFSLLSAILFYLLYAPDVAITEAAVGAGVSTVIFVWAIRVTDREDRT
- a CDS encoding monovalent cation/H+ antiporter complex subunit F, which codes for MRMLMLEFMQWFLLACAFMCVIRLVTGKNAADKLAGLNVLSGVVLAFMVLHGVQLGRALYLDVALVYDIFGFLGFLAIAHFLKNKIPGEEEK